Proteins encoded within one genomic window of Armatimonadota bacterium:
- a CDS encoding glycosyltransferase family 39 protein, with protein sequence MQLDSKRTTLLIGLGVFAVALALRLVGIGWGAPNDIRNHSLHPDEQVITLYSQQIDPTRLDFTPGFYNYGTLYLTSVRIAGDLALTYGGEIAGEGPAAVNAAFARIQMAGRVISAIAGAATAWFVFLILAGRVNLLGAILGSLAMAFAPGHVMHSRFQTPDVFATFLLVVSLYFALRLLPVQEEESIQSRLFVRYGVLAGVFAGLSAGAKYTGILALIALAVACALSTDKVRWKTLALGAGAALVTFVVTTPGVLLESQRFFADFRYEMLHTSTGHGLVFAGTPSGFIFHLQNLSVAFGFVLLLVGAFGLGRAVFRRHAWAIALVAFALAYYILIGRAEVKFVRYVFPLIPVLCIGVGWLAGRAHISPSQPIKHGVVFLAILGVGGVGGGGLTLAVNTTILMTQEDVRDAFAREIMELLEDGESVGFVSDPWFYSIPLFPDSAAMRPFDPRESSMFSDSKNPLLLYVPDNPDERFSWDVRLLTELEPTYVVYSSFEFADLARLMKEPSPPTEYKIQIERAKEFMDILSTHYEPLEVRGDDAVSSFTFPDGTTLHDLMYVRPTLWLWKRKTDLPSESSGSSTTSEPSEEPASTP encoded by the coding sequence ATGCAGCTAGATTCCAAACGCACGACGCTGCTCATCGGGCTTGGGGTTTTCGCCGTTGCGCTAGCCTTGCGGCTCGTCGGCATCGGCTGGGGTGCGCCGAACGACATCCGAAACCACAGCCTGCACCCGGACGAGCAGGTCATCACGCTCTACTCTCAGCAGATCGATCCGACCAGGCTGGACTTTACGCCGGGGTTTTATAACTACGGAACGCTGTATTTGACGTCCGTGCGGATCGCGGGCGACCTCGCTCTGACCTACGGTGGCGAGATCGCAGGCGAAGGGCCTGCAGCCGTGAACGCAGCGTTTGCACGGATTCAAATGGCGGGTCGTGTCATATCGGCGATCGCGGGCGCTGCCACAGCCTGGTTCGTGTTCTTGATCCTAGCCGGGAGGGTGAATCTGCTGGGAGCGATCCTGGGGTCGTTGGCGATGGCGTTCGCCCCGGGCCACGTCATGCACTCGAGGTTCCAGACGCCCGACGTGTTCGCGACGTTCCTGCTGGTCGTCAGCCTGTACTTTGCGCTGAGACTGCTTCCGGTCCAAGAAGAAGAGAGCATCCAGTCCCGACTGTTCGTTCGATACGGAGTTCTCGCTGGCGTGTTCGCGGGGCTCAGCGCGGGGGCGAAGTACACGGGGATTCTCGCGCTCATCGCGCTCGCTGTCGCGTGCGCGCTGTCGACGGACAAAGTGCGTTGGAAGACCCTTGCGCTTGGGGCTGGAGCGGCTTTGGTCACGTTCGTCGTCACGACGCCGGGGGTACTGCTCGAAAGCCAACGGTTCTTCGCAGACTTTCGGTACGAGATGCTTCACACGTCGACTGGGCACGGCCTTGTGTTCGCGGGGACGCCCAGCGGGTTCATCTTTCACTTGCAGAACCTCTCCGTCGCGTTCGGATTCGTTCTGCTGCTAGTGGGTGCGTTCGGTCTCGGTCGAGCCGTATTCAGGAGGCACGCGTGGGCGATTGCGCTAGTGGCGTTCGCGCTTGCTTATTACATCCTGATCGGCAGGGCAGAGGTCAAGTTCGTTCGCTATGTGTTCCCGTTGATTCCGGTTCTGTGCATCGGCGTTGGGTGGCTGGCGGGAAGGGCGCACATTAGTCCGAGCCAGCCAATCAAGCACGGGGTCGTTTTCCTTGCGATTCTAGGCGTTGGCGGAGTTGGAGGAGGCGGCCTAACGCTGGCCGTGAATACTACGATCTTGATGACGCAGGAGGACGTGCGGGATGCCTTCGCACGCGAGATCATGGAACTGCTGGAAGACGGTGAGTCGGTTGGATTCGTCTCCGATCCATGGTTCTATTCGATTCCGCTATTTCCGGATTCGGCGGCCATGCGACCGTTCGACCCGCGCGAGTCTTCGATGTTCTCCGACTCCAAGAATCCGCTGTTGCTGTACGTGCCAGACAATCCCGATGAAAGGTTCTCGTGGGACGTGAGGCTTCTGACCGAGCTTGAACCGACCTACGTCGTATACAGCAGCTTTGAGTTCGCTGATCTTGCGAGGTTGATGAAGGAGCCTAGCCCGCCGACCGAATACAAGATTCAGATCGAGCGGGCCAAGGAGTTCATGGACATACTATCGACGCACTACGAGCCCCTAGAAGTTCGAGGCGACGACGCAGTTAGTTCATTTACGTTCCCGGATGGAACGACGCTCCATGACCTCATGTACGTTCGTCCAACCTTATGGCTGTGGAAAAGAAAGACCGACTTGCCGAGCGAATCGAGTGGTTCCTCGACCACCTCGGAGCCGAGCGAGGAGCCAGCGAGCACACCGTAG
- a CDS encoding tyrosine recombinase gives MEKKDRLAERIEWFLDHLGAERGASEHTVAAYANDLAKATAFFAALGRRDWRELTAEDVVRYQATLGPPLKPSTTLRRTSSLRSLLKFLKRNGVGPEMELPSLSTVRKPKRLPKSLPVDELARLLNAPDVQSPRGLRDRALMELVYGAGLRISEAVGLRLEELDLDSAAFRVTGKRGKTRWLPLPRFTVPWIERYLAEGREKLLKRPIAEVFVNSHGNRMSRQSAYALLQKYARQAGIERAVSPHTLRHTYAVHLLQGGADLRTVQELLGHASISTTQVYTELDVGEVKRKYREAHPRR, from the coding sequence GTGGAAAAGAAAGACCGACTTGCCGAGCGAATCGAGTGGTTCCTCGACCACCTCGGAGCCGAGCGAGGAGCCAGCGAGCACACCGTAGCGGCCTATGCGAACGACCTCGCTAAGGCGACGGCGTTCTTCGCTGCCCTCGGTCGCAGAGATTGGCGGGAGCTGACCGCCGAAGACGTGGTGCGGTATCAGGCCACGCTGGGGCCGCCGTTGAAGCCGTCAACGACGCTGCGACGGACTAGTAGCCTGCGGTCGCTGCTGAAGTTCCTAAAACGGAACGGAGTCGGCCCGGAGATGGAGCTGCCCAGCCTGAGCACGGTGAGAAAGCCGAAGCGGTTGCCAAAATCTCTTCCGGTCGACGAACTGGCCAGGTTGCTGAACGCGCCCGACGTGCAAAGCCCAAGGGGACTGCGAGACCGGGCGCTGATGGAGCTTGTGTACGGCGCTGGCCTGCGGATCAGCGAGGCCGTCGGGCTGCGCCTCGAAGAGCTTGATCTGGATTCGGCGGCGTTCCGGGTTACCGGCAAGCGCGGAAAGACCCGCTGGCTGCCTCTGCCGCGCTTCACGGTGCCATGGATCGAGCGGTACCTCGCCGAAGGAAGAGAGAAGCTGCTCAAGCGGCCGATTGCCGAAGTGTTCGTCAACAGCCACGGCAATCGGATGTCGCGCCAGTCCGCGTACGCGCTGCTACAGAAGTACGCTCGCCAGGCGGGCATCGAGCGAGCTGTGAGCCCGCACACGCTGCGCCACACGTACGCGGTTCATCTGCTGCAAGGCGGAGCGGACCTGCGAACGGTGCAGGAGCTCCTCGGCCACGCGTCGATCAGCACAACGCAGGTCTATACGGAACTGGACGTCGGCGAAGTCAAAAGGAAGTATCGCGAAGCGCACCCGCGTCGATAG
- the tsaD gene encoding tRNA (adenosine(37)-N6)-threonylcarbamoyltransferase complex transferase subunit TsaD, which produces MNCYDAPVLGIETSCDETSCAVLNGTTVLSNVVSSQAALHEKWGGVVPEAAARAHVESILPVVDEAIKIANVGTPGAIAVTNRPGLVGALSVGVTAAKALSMAWQIPLIGVHHLEGHVMSTSLAGHSPPYPHLCVIVSGGHTELILVSKSCEYKQIGGTIDDAAGEAFDKGARLLGLGYPGGQAVQEMARSGDPNRYDLPRALKSKPYDFSFSGLKTAVLRLVEREGKAINVSDLAASLQEAIVDVLVEKSTRAAEDTSAKAIALVGGVAANERLRKQMKAAAERIGVGFFAPPLQFCTDNAAMIALAGSVRLAQGERDGFELEVSANERFADPIDAGALRDTSF; this is translated from the coding sequence GTGAACTGTTACGATGCGCCCGTTCTAGGGATCGAGACGAGCTGTGACGAAACAAGCTGCGCCGTTCTGAACGGAACGACCGTGCTCTCGAACGTAGTTTCGTCGCAAGCCGCGCTGCACGAAAAGTGGGGCGGCGTCGTGCCCGAAGCGGCAGCCCGAGCCCACGTCGAGTCGATTCTTCCGGTCGTTGACGAAGCCATCAAGATCGCCAACGTCGGCACACCCGGCGCGATCGCCGTGACAAACCGCCCGGGGCTAGTAGGCGCTTTGAGCGTCGGAGTTACTGCCGCAAAAGCTCTTTCAATGGCTTGGCAGATCCCACTGATCGGCGTGCACCACCTGGAGGGGCACGTCATGAGCACGTCGCTCGCAGGGCACTCCCCGCCCTATCCCCACCTTTGTGTAATCGTCTCTGGAGGGCACACGGAGCTGATTCTCGTGAGCAAGTCTTGTGAATACAAGCAGATCGGTGGGACGATCGACGACGCTGCCGGCGAGGCGTTCGACAAAGGCGCGCGCCTGCTCGGCCTCGGGTACCCAGGCGGACAGGCGGTCCAAGAGATGGCGCGCTCGGGCGATCCAAATCGGTACGATCTGCCGCGAGCCCTCAAGTCCAAGCCGTACGACTTTTCCTTCAGCGGCCTCAAGACCGCTGTGCTCAGGCTCGTCGAGCGCGAAGGCAAGGCGATCAACGTATCAGACCTCGCCGCAAGCCTGCAGGAGGCTATCGTCGACGTGTTGGTCGAGAAGTCCACAAGGGCAGCGGAGGACACGTCGGCGAAGGCGATTGCGCTGGTTGGAGGGGTCGCGGCGAACGAGCGGTTGAGAAAGCAGATGAAGGCAGCAGCCGAGAGGATCGGCGTCGGGTTCTTCGCTCCGCCGCTACAGTTCTGCACCGACAACGCCGCCATGATCGCGCTGGCGGGCTCTGTCAGACTGGCTCAGGGCGAGCGGGACGGCTTTGAACTGGAAGTGAGCGCAAACGAGCGGTTCGCTGACCCTATCGACGCGGGTGCGCTTCGCGATACTTCCTTTTGA
- the rimI gene encoding ribosomal protein S18-alanine N-acetyltransferase has translation MEERHLDSVLSIEKASNEIPWSRRAFELEIGHAQGEFIVASRKGQVAGYAGAWIDADECHITTIAVDQDVRRQGLGRQLMIEILVRSRDRGAFCSTLEVRRSNTAAIALYEALGYVNCGMRKRYYPNDGEDAVIMWLHDLSMRDAPA, from the coding sequence ATCGAGGAGCGGCACCTCGACTCCGTGCTGTCCATCGAGAAGGCGTCAAACGAGATACCGTGGTCTCGTCGGGCGTTCGAGCTTGAGATTGGACACGCGCAAGGGGAGTTCATCGTCGCATCGCGAAAGGGCCAAGTCGCTGGGTACGCCGGTGCATGGATCGACGCAGACGAGTGTCATATAACCACCATCGCCGTGGATCAGGACGTCAGACGGCAGGGGCTCGGTCGGCAGTTGATGATCGAAATCCTGGTCAGGAGCCGAGACAGGGGGGCCTTCTGCTCGACGCTCGAAGTGAGACGATCTAACACAGCCGCGATAGCTCTGTATGAAGCCCTGGGCTACGTCAATTGCGGTATGCGAAAGCGGTACTACCCGAACGACGGCGAAGACGCCGTGATCATGTGGCTCCACGACCTGAGCATGCGGGATGCGCCCGCGTGA
- a CDS encoding ABC transporter ATP-binding protein: MLKIDGLNVFYGAIQALNNVSLEVKEGEVIAIIGSNGAGKSTLLRTISGLERPRTGTIHFQGEPIHTVAPDKIVRIGISQAPEGRRIFVNMSVYENLQLGAFTRNDDGIPADMERVLDRFPKVRDRLRQSAGILSGGEQQMLSICRALMSRPKLMLLDEPSMGLAPNLVTEIFAIIRELNDDGVTILLVEQNAHRALDVADRAYVLETGHVVLSDTGANLLTNPKVKEAYLGG, translated from the coding sequence ATGCTGAAGATCGACGGACTCAACGTCTTTTACGGTGCCATCCAGGCGCTCAACAACGTCAGTCTTGAAGTGAAGGAGGGGGAGGTCATCGCGATCATCGGATCGAACGGCGCTGGCAAGAGCACGCTGCTCCGAACGATCAGTGGGTTGGAGCGGCCGAGAACCGGAACCATTCATTTTCAGGGCGAGCCGATTCACACCGTCGCACCAGATAAGATCGTGAGGATCGGGATCAGCCAGGCACCGGAGGGCCGCAGAATCTTCGTCAATATGTCCGTGTACGAGAACCTGCAGCTGGGCGCGTTCACCCGGAACGACGATGGGATTCCAGCCGATATGGAGCGGGTACTGGATCGCTTCCCGAAGGTTCGTGATCGACTCCGACAGAGCGCTGGGATTTTAAGCGGAGGCGAGCAACAGATGTTGTCCATCTGCCGCGCGCTCATGTCGCGGCCAAAGCTCATGCTGCTGGACGAACCGAGCATGGGACTCGCCCCCAATCTCGTCACCGAGATATTCGCGATCATTCGTGAACTGAACGACGACGGAGTCACGATTCTGCTCGTCGAGCAGAACGCCCACAGAGCGCTCGACGTCGCCGATCGCGCGTATGTGCTGGAGACGGGACACGTCGTCCTTTCGGACACGGGCGCCAATCTGCTGACAAATCCGAAGGTCAAAGAGGCCTACTTGGGAGGCTAG
- a CDS encoding HlyD family efflux transporter periplasmic adaptor subunit, whose product MKKLGIIIVAVLFGLIVVGALGVKAFANRQANGNGDGDTVKVELGDLVVKVIESGTLEATKTVEVKSRVSGRVQDLFVDEGDIVEAGQLIARIDPQETNFRVEQDRARVKAATAQLVRLGVEIEQRESTVKTQLSRARSRVDQLKVELEAQPTLTQAEIDRSETSFNNAKTALQLLQTVSHPNQRASYESQVSEAKSNWENARSELDRQQWLFDQGYVSARDLERANNQFELAKARQRTATEQLSRLDSEQQLEIDRARETVRQAESDLSRARTNAFRDYSKQQEYERSEADLSDALTAQSDIAVLEASREQQQANLEQVQNVLSDSLRELGETDIRSPISGVVTKRFVQEGELVASLSSFSSGTTIMMVEDRTAMIVKLFINEIDIAKLRLGMEAKIDVEAYPDKSYTGRVIKIAPTDVGAGQQQFGDPVVKYEVEVELDAANAAFKSGMSAKCTMIVLEKKDVLIVRRQYVGKDKDGYFVLLPKKGKKRSKEDPTRVSVEVGDSSASKFEITSGVEAGTEVVKPEFAGPPRKGMMDFGSDDEESSDAEDEE is encoded by the coding sequence ATGAAGAAGCTTGGAATTATCATCGTCGCCGTTCTGTTCGGTCTGATCGTGGTAGGGGCGCTCGGAGTCAAGGCTTTTGCCAACCGGCAGGCAAACGGGAACGGCGACGGAGACACCGTCAAGGTCGAGTTGGGCGACCTGGTGGTGAAAGTCATAGAGTCGGGGACGCTCGAAGCGACCAAGACGGTCGAAGTCAAAAGCCGCGTTTCTGGCAGAGTCCAAGATCTGTTCGTCGATGAAGGCGACATCGTCGAGGCCGGACAGCTGATAGCGCGCATCGATCCTCAAGAGACCAACTTTCGAGTCGAGCAAGATCGGGCTCGTGTGAAGGCAGCGACGGCCCAACTCGTCCGATTGGGCGTTGAGATCGAACAGAGGGAGAGTACGGTCAAGACGCAGTTGTCTCGGGCGCGTTCCCGTGTCGACCAGCTCAAGGTCGAGTTGGAGGCCCAGCCGACGCTGACCCAAGCAGAGATCGATCGGTCGGAAACCAGCTTCAACAACGCAAAAACGGCGCTGCAACTGCTACAGACCGTATCGCACCCCAACCAGCGCGCAAGCTACGAGAGCCAAGTGAGCGAGGCTAAATCCAATTGGGAGAACGCCAGGAGCGAGCTGGACCGGCAGCAATGGCTGTTCGACCAGGGCTACGTCTCGGCCCGCGATTTGGAGCGGGCGAACAACCAGTTTGAGCTTGCTAAAGCGAGGCAAAGAACGGCCACAGAACAGCTGAGTCGGTTGGATAGCGAGCAGCAATTGGAAATCGATCGGGCGCGGGAGACCGTTCGGCAAGCGGAGTCCGATTTGTCGAGGGCTCGCACCAATGCATTCAGGGATTACAGCAAACAGCAGGAGTACGAACGGTCAGAGGCGGATCTCAGCGATGCGTTGACGGCGCAGAGCGATATCGCGGTGCTAGAGGCGAGCCGCGAGCAGCAGCAGGCAAACTTGGAGCAGGTGCAGAACGTCTTGAGCGACAGCTTGCGAGAGCTCGGCGAGACGGACATCAGATCCCCGATCTCCGGGGTCGTTACGAAGCGTTTCGTGCAAGAAGGTGAGCTGGTCGCCAGCCTGTCGAGCTTCTCGTCCGGTACGACCATTATGATGGTCGAGGATCGGACTGCCATGATCGTCAAGCTGTTTATCAACGAAATCGACATCGCTAAGCTCCGGCTTGGCATGGAAGCGAAGATCGACGTAGAGGCGTATCCGGACAAATCGTACACGGGCAGGGTCATCAAGATCGCCCCAACGGACGTCGGGGCTGGCCAGCAGCAGTTCGGCGACCCGGTCGTGAAGTACGAAGTCGAAGTCGAGCTGGACGCCGCCAACGCTGCGTTCAAGAGCGGCATGTCGGCCAAGTGCACGATGATCGTGCTCGAAAAGAAGGACGTTCTGATCGTCCGCAGACAGTACGTTGGGAAGGACAAGGACGGCTACTTCGTTCTGCTCCCGAAAAAGGGCAAGAAGCGAAGTAAAGAGGATCCGACGCGGGTTTCGGTCGAGGTCGGAGATTCGTCAGCTAGCAAGTTTGAGATCACCAGCGGCGTCGAAGCAGGCACCGAGGTCGTGAAGCCTGAGTTTGCTGGGCCGCCCAGGAAAGGCATGATGGATTTCGGCTCGGATGACGAAGAGTCGTCTGACGCTGAGGACGAAGAGTAG
- a CDS encoding ABC transporter permease translates to MRTFLESVRVALDMLRMYKLRAFLTMLGVIIGVMSVTMIIMVRNGFHHYMTNEISKLGARTLFIAFDPGRGRRGESLGDIEGLTNDDVQYLLDRVESLEIASAILQVPSQTVTFGDRELDDPRILATDEKQARLSQVTILEGRMITKSDQDSLANVAVIGEDVRDRLFRGESVLGQWITFDGISLEVIGVMKKIEILGQDTGRDIWVPISTAQLKWVGGDSISFITALPKDGVEVEQAMDDVWQALMAKSNNKPIYRVDSREAILNILGGLVNAVGLILIGIASLSLLVGGIGIMNIMLVSVTERMREIGLRKAVGAKPAVIAWQFLVESAFLSLVGGLIGMGLAYVFGMSLTLLTKSIEWPTSEGLLTPFPVGAAIAAALFSAGIGVIFGLYPAGRAARLSPIEALRSE, encoded by the coding sequence GTGCGCACGTTCCTCGAGTCGGTTCGGGTCGCGCTCGACATGCTTCGCATGTACAAGCTGCGGGCGTTTCTCACGATGCTTGGAGTGATCATCGGCGTGATGAGCGTGACGATGATCATCATGGTCAGAAACGGCTTTCATCACTACATGACGAACGAAATCAGCAAGCTCGGGGCTAGAACGCTGTTCATCGCGTTCGATCCCGGCAGAGGGCGGCGTGGCGAATCGCTCGGTGACATCGAAGGCCTGACGAACGACGACGTTCAGTACTTGCTGGATCGAGTAGAGTCACTGGAAATCGCCTCGGCGATACTTCAAGTGCCGTCACAAACCGTTACGTTCGGGGATCGAGAACTCGACGACCCTCGCATCTTGGCGACTGACGAGAAGCAGGCGCGGCTCAGCCAAGTCACGATTCTGGAGGGTCGCATGATCACCAAGTCGGATCAGGACTCTCTGGCAAACGTCGCGGTCATCGGTGAGGACGTCCGAGATCGGTTGTTCCGAGGCGAATCCGTCCTTGGGCAATGGATCACGTTCGATGGCATCTCGCTGGAGGTGATCGGTGTGATGAAAAAGATAGAGATCCTCGGCCAGGACACCGGTCGCGACATCTGGGTCCCTATAAGTACCGCGCAGTTGAAGTGGGTTGGCGGCGACAGCATCTCGTTCATCACCGCTCTGCCCAAAGACGGGGTGGAGGTTGAACAGGCGATGGACGACGTCTGGCAGGCTTTGATGGCTAAGAGCAACAACAAGCCGATCTATCGAGTCGACTCGCGCGAGGCGATACTCAATATTCTGGGTGGCCTTGTCAACGCAGTTGGCTTGATTCTAATTGGCATCGCATCGCTATCGCTGCTGGTCGGAGGCATCGGCATCATGAACATCATGCTGGTGAGCGTCACCGAGCGAATGCGTGAGATCGGGCTGCGCAAGGCTGTCGGTGCAAAACCAGCGGTGATCGCGTGGCAGTTCTTGGTGGAGTCCGCGTTCCTCAGCCTAGTCGGTGGGCTCATCGGCATGGGCCTGGCCTATGTGTTCGGAATGTCGCTCACGCTCTTAACGAAGTCGATAGAGTGGCCGACGTCTGAAGGATTGCTGACTCCGTTTCCCGTGGGGGCTGCAATCGCGGCGGCGCTGTTTTCTGCTGGGATCGGTGTGATCTTTGGACTGTATCCAGCGGGCCGTGCAGCGCGGCTCAGCCCGATCGAGGCGTTGCGGTCGGAGTAG
- a CDS encoding ParB/RepB/Spo0J family partition protein, with translation MRRALGKGLSQLLGEEEVVAHPSHVDVNAIQANARQPRRTFDDGGLEELAASILEVGVLLPLIVRPLAEGTYELIAGERRLRAAKIAGLTDVPVIVRAASAQESLELALVENVQREDISPIECANAYRQLADEFGLSHEEIGRKVSKSRTAVSNTLRLLQLPREMQNAIGAGVITEGHARAILMIDAPSRRQSLFERVVRNDLSVRETERLARGPGDANGASSPKAAVQPTVDPNWQALERALSERLGSPVTLLKRGSGGQLKVDFYDDEELQRILDVLGIQL, from the coding sequence ATGCGTCGCGCACTAGGAAAAGGTCTTTCGCAGCTGCTGGGCGAGGAAGAAGTCGTTGCTCATCCAAGCCACGTTGACGTGAACGCCATACAGGCTAACGCGCGGCAGCCGCGCAGAACCTTCGACGACGGTGGACTGGAGGAGCTGGCTGCGTCGATTCTGGAAGTCGGCGTACTCCTTCCGCTGATCGTTAGACCGTTGGCCGAAGGCACGTATGAGTTGATCGCCGGTGAGAGGCGATTGCGGGCGGCGAAGATCGCCGGGCTGACCGACGTTCCCGTGATCGTGCGCGCGGCAAGCGCGCAAGAGTCGCTCGAATTGGCGCTTGTCGAAAACGTGCAGCGCGAAGATATCTCGCCGATCGAGTGCGCCAACGCGTATAGGCAGCTCGCCGACGAGTTCGGCCTGAGCCACGAAGAGATAGGCCGGAAGGTCAGCAAGTCGCGCACCGCAGTCTCGAACACGCTGAGGCTGCTGCAACTCCCGCGCGAAATGCAAAACGCCATCGGTGCCGGAGTGATCACCGAAGGGCACGCGAGAGCGATCCTCATGATCGATGCCCCGTCGCGCAGGCAGTCGCTCTTCGAGAGGGTTGTGCGAAACGACCTGAGCGTCCGCGAAACCGAGAGACTCGCCCGCGGCCCTGGAGATGCCAACGGCGCCAGCAGCCCAAAGGCCGCCGTCCAGCCGACCGTGGACCCGAATTGGCAAGCTCTGGAACGGGCATTGAGCGAACGTCTCGGCAGCCCCGTGACCCTCCTCAAAAGAGGCTCTGGAGGCCAGCTCAAGGTCGACTTCTACGACGATGAAGAGCTTCAGCGGATCCTCGACGTGCTTGGGATCCAGCTCTAA
- a CDS encoding ParA family protein: protein MPIWGIVNQKGGVGKTTTAVNLAAGLAERGQRVLLIDADPQGNATTGLGIDKGDVKLTLFDVFAELVDNPDAEGIMRSAILTHGPMLDIVPATLDLAGAEPILHSAVGKEQILREAIAQVRNDYGWIIVDAPPSLGLITINVLAAVDKVIVPMQCEFYALEGLVHLLKTIDIVKRRINPDLEIAKILLTMYDPRNKLTLNVRQEVDDYFGSKVSQVKIPRNVRLSEAPSFGQPAVSCFPNSKGATAYRELVDEVLKECVAH, encoded by the coding sequence GTGCCAATTTGGGGCATCGTCAACCAGAAAGGCGGCGTCGGAAAGACAACGACCGCAGTCAACCTCGCAGCCGGCTTAGCCGAACGGGGCCAGCGCGTACTACTGATCGACGCAGACCCTCAGGGTAACGCCACCACCGGTTTGGGCATCGACAAGGGCGACGTGAAGCTGACGCTGTTCGACGTGTTCGCCGAGCTTGTTGACAACCCGGACGCCGAGGGCATCATGCGCAGCGCAATCCTGACGCACGGGCCAATGCTGGACATCGTCCCGGCAACCCTGGACCTCGCCGGCGCAGAGCCGATACTGCACTCCGCCGTTGGCAAGGAGCAGATTCTCCGCGAGGCGATCGCCCAGGTGCGTAACGACTATGGTTGGATAATCGTTGACGCGCCGCCCAGCTTGGGCTTGATCACCATAAACGTTTTGGCTGCCGTCGACAAGGTGATCGTTCCGATGCAGTGCGAGTTCTATGCGCTCGAAGGCCTCGTACATCTACTCAAGACGATCGACATCGTCAAGCGCAGGATCAACCCCGATCTCGAAATCGCCAAAATCCTGCTGACGATGTACGACCCGAGGAACAAGCTGACGCTGAACGTGCGACAAGAGGTCGATGATTACTTTGGATCGAAGGTCTCGCAAGTCAAGATTCCGCGCAACGTCCGGCTCAGTGAGGCGCCCAGCTTCGGCCAGCCAGCCGTGAGCTGCTTTCCAAACTCGAAAGGTGCGACCGCGTATCGCGAATTGGTGGATGAGGTGCTGAAAGAATGCGTCGCGCACTAG
- a CDS encoding isocitrate/isopropylmalate dehydrogenase family protein: MSRLRIAVIPGDGIGPEIMQATIGILEASGLDADWVYLDAGLSAVDKGLDAMPDATIQAVREIGVALKGPTTTPTGGGHVSANVRLRKKLDLFANVRPAKTMPGIPGPIAGKEIDIIIVRENTEDLYAGLEFQLHPDVAQTIKVITRGGSRRLFDYTFKMARDQGRERVTVVHKANIMKLTDGLFLEEFYNAAKENPDIESDDIIVDNCCMQLVLRPEKFDVIVTENLYGDIISDLCAGLIGGLGLAPGGNIGENCAVFEAVHGSAPDIAGKGIANPTGLLLSAVMMLRYLDRGEQADRIMNSILRICEDGTCLTADLGGKASTREYMDEIIEHSTA, from the coding sequence ATGAGCAGGTTGAGAATCGCGGTGATTCCGGGCGACGGCATAGGGCCGGAAATCATGCAGGCGACGATCGGCATTCTGGAGGCCAGCGGTTTGGACGCCGATTGGGTGTACCTCGACGCTGGTCTTTCAGCCGTGGACAAGGGGCTGGACGCAATGCCGGATGCGACGATCCAGGCCGTCCGCGAGATCGGCGTAGCGCTGAAGGGACCGACCACGACGCCAACGGGAGGCGGGCACGTGAGCGCCAACGTGCGCTTGAGAAAGAAACTGGACCTGTTCGCCAACGTCCGCCCGGCCAAGACGATGCCGGGAATACCGGGACCGATCGCGGGCAAGGAAATCGACATCATCATCGTGCGCGAGAACACCGAGGACCTGTACGCGGGGCTCGAGTTTCAACTGCACCCAGACGTAGCGCAGACGATCAAGGTGATCACCCGCGGTGGCTCGCGCAGGCTGTTCGACTACACGTTCAAGATGGCGAGGGACCAGGGCCGCGAGCGAGTGACCGTGGTCCACAAGGCCAACATCATGAAGCTGACCGACGGGCTGTTCCTCGAGGAGTTCTATAACGCCGCGAAGGAGAACCCCGACATCGAGTCGGACGACATCATTGTTGATAACTGCTGCATGCAGTTGGTCTTACGGCCCGAGAAGTTCGATGTGATCGTCACCGAAAACCTGTACGGCGACATTATCAGCGACCTTTGTGCCGGGCTGATCGGTGGGCTGGGCTTGGCGCCGGGGGGGAACATCGGCGAGAATTGCGCCGTGTTCGAAGCGGTGCACGGATCTGCGCCCGACATCGCTGGCAAAGGTATCGCAAACCCGACCGGCCTTCTGCTCAGCGCCGTCATGATGCTGCGGTACCTCGATCGCGGGGAGCAGGCAGATCGCATCATGAACTCCATCCTGCGGATTTGCGAAGACGGGACTTGCCTGACTGCGGACCTCGGCGGAAAGGCAAGCACGAGAGAGTACATGGACGAGATCATCGAACATTCGACAGCATGA